From the Saccharomycodes ludwigii strain NBRC 1722 chromosome I, whole genome shotgun sequence genome, one window contains:
- the HDA3 gene encoding Hda3p (similar to Saccharomyces cerevisiae YPR179C | HDA3 | Histone DeAcetylase), which produces MDLSKILDAEPEPNIILDLIKKNPTHFKSSSGVNTTYKGKQKKELTSINATNNNAFSNQDYWLPAPMCQYQCELTDQIVSLHYSDILKFFKCGISSSDVIRHSMNTMLENSKLVALHPYLLVTHQLPRSLITKDVPGHICQLSGEFQVLKDLIGLISKFETNTALCCNAKISEKCIDLIEALLLGSKVNIKRYDGKNSIKHNKKKSSSSSPPIQNNSASSTSGSNSNSSSNDVNSSSCNNISSSNCTSDNFSCTVHIFPTDAEEILCKKLELQYGTDFYFDILISLDSDLDLNKSVFFSKLLSLNRQIKAPVVRITTINSVDHASLYYRKLFNKDAEPERFLRDVVSATVILRDCVGVLPPDLKPVFTTNLQYLDEWVNQPSLPWPLPDIYPIREFSPIDIEGSLLTEVRHNGSYSSSSVSNNNHNTSKYTYAYDKRPDNLVTAKIHLNDNDKYYVNKRCKNDYSTNPLIRQNMSYLTGISNTDNKYYLNSKFLTHELITTISNTYKAIGIQNLKIKSFEKTNALENGHVKYYEDELAKITEKVNKTREKLETNKTDCNEYLREEEEIREKLHLYGKHKVPQHILLEEELTKLQKSLEAKKSEKVYISVELNRARELNKNNKEQISKLKHDLDIHRIKFQEQLKKDIQTQREVDEESKKLRQKIISLRGKNLKYHSKLEEINHIIREKPIERNIRSSSKRRRRRT; this is translated from the coding sequence atggatCTATCAAAGATTTTAGATGCAGAACCAGAgccaaatattattttggatcttattaaaaaaaaccccaCTCATTTCAAATCCAGCAGTGGTGTTAATACCACTTATaaaggaaaacaaaaaaaagaattaaccTCCATCAATGCAACAAACAATAACGCCTTTTCAAATCAAGATTACTGGTTGCCTGCTCCAATGTGTCAGTACCAATGTGAATTAACAGACCAAATCGTATCACTTCATTAttctgatattttaaaatttttcaaatgtGGTATTTCCTCCTCAGATGTTATTCGCCATTCAATGAATACCATGTTGGAAAATTCCAAATTGGTAGCTCTTCATCCTTACTTATTAGTTACTCACCAATTACCAAGATCTTTAATCACAAAAGATGTTCCTGGCCATATATGCCAATTAAGCGGCGAGTTCCAAGTCTTGAAGGATTTAATTGGATTGATTTCAAAATTCGAAACAAACACCGCACTTTGTTGTAATGCCAAAATCAGTGAAAAGTGCATCGATTTAATTGAAGCTTTACTTTTAGGTAGCAAAGTCAATATAAAGAGATATGATGGCAAAAATTCTATCAAacataacaaaaaaaagagctCTTCATCGTCTCCTCCTATCCAGAATAATAGTGCTAGCAGCACTAGTGgcagtaatagtaatagtagcAGCAATGATGTCAACAGTAGCTCGTGCAATAATATCAGTTCTAGTAATTGTACAAGCGATAATTTCTCCTGCACAGTCCATATCTTCCCCACTGACGCAGAGGAAATATTATGCAAAAAATTGGAACTGCAATATGGTACCgacttttattttgatatattaatatCCTTAGATTCTGATttagatttaaataaaagtgtATTTTTCAGTAAATTGCTGTCTTTAAATAGACAAATAAAGGCTCCAGTTGTTcgaataacaacaataaattcAGTGGATCATGCTAGTTTATATTATagaaaactttttaataaagatgCAGAGCCAGAGAGATTTCTAAGAGATGTCGTGTCTGCAACTGTAATATTGAGAGACTGTGTTGGTGTATTACCACCAGATTTAAAACCAGTTTTCACCACAAATTTGCAATACTTGGATGAGTGGGTAAACCAACCTTCATTACCATGGCCACTACCGGACATATATCCAATTAGGGAATTTTCTCCTATAGATATAGAAGGATCGTTACTAACAGAGGTTCGTCATAATGGGTCTtactcttcttcttcagttTCTAACAACAACCATAATACTTCGAAATATACATATGCATATGATAAAAGGCCTGATAATCTAGTCACTGCAAAAATTCATTTGAATGATAATGACAAATACTATGTCAATAAACGTTGCAAAAATGATTACTCGACAAACCCATTAATAAGGCAAAACATGTCGTATTTAACCGGTATATCAAATACAGACAACAAATACTATTTGAActcaaaatttttaacacACGAGCTAATAACTACGATATCTAACACATATAAGGCTATAGGTatacaaaatttaaaaatcaaatcttttgaaaaaacgAATGCTTTGGAAAATGGGCATGTTAAGTACTATGAAGATGAGCTGGCTAAAATCAcagaaaaagtaaataagACAAgggaaaaattagaaacaaACAAAACCGACTGTAATGAGTATTTAagagaagaagaggaaattAGGGAAAAATTGCACCTATATGGGAAACATAAAGTACCACAACATATACTTTTAGAAGAAGAGTTAACTAAACTACAAAAGTCTTTAGAGGctaaaaaaagtgaaaaagtatatatttCCGTAGAACTAAATAGAGCACGagaattaaacaaaaataataaagagcAAATCTCAAAACTCAAACATGATTTGGATATACACAGAATCAAGTTCCAGGAAcaactaaaaaaagatattcaAACCCAGAGGGAAGTAGATGAAGAATCTAAAAAATTAcgtcaaaaaataatatctttaaggggaaaaaatttaaagtatCATTCTAAGTTGGAAGAAATCAATCATATTATCAGAGAAAAGCCCATTGAGCGTAATATCAGGTCATCTAGTAaaaggagaagaagaaggacttaa
- the PRP4 gene encoding U4/U6-U5 snRNP complex subunit PRP4 (similar to Saccharomyces cerevisiae YPR178W | PRP4 | Pre-mRNA Processing) has translation MDFNYINTHLALKVPQDSKIFQAEIEKVKLRLPTTIKEIDDILRFIYGKNEIIIETETLLEKRDRLANLIAKNPTYYDQYMEAARASEEPNNNDHHEKEEEEFYTPAPIELINARKSFISGSINKKIEYLMNLKKYVENINSPERQISMRYNILDKIKTNLEISASYVVSTRPISNVKIFGENNDKVAISSWAGEVKIGSILDGEYKELARFEHDGKISGLDVSSKLVASGSTDGLLKIWDYNSLDLATTLRGHNGRVTKTIFHPNNERYVVSSSHDKTWRLWDVSTTKELQMQEGHFSEISDCSINKFGSLVFSGALDGVGLVWDIRCGTNIASIEHPKPIYCSDWYSTNNLVTGGGDGMIKVWDLRKLEVPSKNIPAHNNIVTDLKICRDESVMFSTSYDKMVNCYNCGNWLKSSSLEGHVDKILCLDISGTNKIITGGWDRSIKLWDYFKKI, from the coding sequence atggactttaattatataaatacacATCTTGCTTTAAAGGTACCGCAAGATtctaaaatatttcaaGCAGAGATAGAAAAAGTTAAGCTCAGGTTACCAACAACCATAAAGGAAATTGATGATATTCTCCGATTCATTTACGGCAAAAATGAGATTATAATTGAAACTGAAACTTTATTAGAAAAGAGAGATAGATTAGCCAATTTAATAGCGAAAAACCCCACATATTATGATCAATATATGGAAGCAGCAAGAGCTTCTGAAGAAccaaacaataatgatCACCACGAaaaggaagaggaagaattTTACACACCCGCGCCCATAGAGTTAATTAATGCTAGGAAATCATTTATCAGTGGAtcaattaacaaaaaaatagagtATTTAATgaatctaaaaaaatacgttgaaaatattaattcaCCAGAGAGGCAAATTTCAATGagatataatatattagataaaattaaaacaaaccTAGAAATTTCAGCGTCTTATGTGGTTTCTACAAGACCGATATCGaatgttaaaatatttggtgaaaataatgacaaGGTTGCAATATCTAGTTGGGCAGGGGAAGTGAAAATTGGTTCTATATTAGATGGTGAATATAAAGAATTAGCAAGGTTTGAACATGATGGTAAAATTAGCGGGTTGGATGTCAGTTCTAAATTGGTAGCAAGTGGCTCCACAGATGGTTTACTTAAAATTTGGGATTATAATAGTCTGGACTTAGCAACAACTTTAAGGGGCCACAATGGAAGGgtaacaaaaacaatatttcaTCCAAACAATGAGAGGTATGTTGTAAGTTCCTCCCATGACAAAACCTGGAGGTTATGGGATGTCTCAACTACTAAAGAGCTTCAAATGCAGGAAGGTCATTTTTCTGAAATTTCCGATTGTTccataaataaatttggtTCATTAGTTTTTAGTGGAGCATTGGATGGCGTTGGTTTGGTATGGGATATAAGATGCGGCACAAACATTGCATCCATAGAACATCCAAAGCCTATCTATTGTAGTGATTGGTATTCAACAAATAATCTTGTGACTGGTGGTGGTGATGGCATGATCAAAGTTTGGGATCTAAGAAAGTTGGAAGTAccatcaaaaaatatacctGCGCATAACAATATTGTTAcagatttgaaaatttgtCGAGATGAAAGTGTTATGTTTTCTACTTCATATGACAAAATGGTCAATTGTTATAATTGTGGCAACTGGCTGAAGAGTAGCAGTTTAGAGGGACATGTCGATAAAATATTGTGCTTAGATATCAGCGGCacaaacaaaattataacCGGCGGTTGGGATAGATCAATAAAGTTATGGGATTATTttaagaaaatttaa
- the AOS1 gene encoding E1 ubiquitin-activating protein AOS1 (similar to Saccharomyces cerevisiae YPR180W | AOS1 | Activation Of Smt3p) translates to MGDKKNIMNNTELTKDEIELYDRQIRLWGISAQQRMRSSKVLLFNLGGLGTEITKNLVLSGIGHLTIVDDHDIVDEDLDTQFFLSLEDLAIGGKRVDKAKHRIQDMNPRVKIDVKYNLLENLEKELSQYDLVILTEVNDKLDIIQINEITHSLNIPLYVCGCHGLYGYIFVDLIKFDSKDEKLKNGNFSTKLGKLSNNREVIEVTDKIDDLDPTKIFEKIVTRNYYKTFQQVLQTARVSDISFTKKQMKRLTPAAPVIFASLFDDRSQKDFLSMANICKIIKKLNLPQEYTVSKEFLDNFKNNQLNLEFSPVCAVIGGAVAQDVINILGKRESPLNNFIIFDGTTLEMPIFEF, encoded by the coding sequence ATGggtgacaaaaaaaatatcatgaATAATACAGAATTAACCAAGGACGAAATTGAATTGTATGATAGACAAATTAGACTTTGGGGTATTTCTGCCCAACAAAGAATGAGATCATCCAAAGTACTGCTATTTAATTTAGGTGGTTTAGGAACAGAAATCACTAAAAATTTAGTATTAAGCGGCATAGGTCATTTGACAATTGTAGATGATCACGATATTGTAGACGAAGATTTAGACACCcaattctttctttctttagAAGATTTAGCTATAGGGGGCAAAAGAGTTGACAAAGCTAAACATAGAATTCAAGATATGAATCCAAGGGTTAAAATTGATGTCAAATATAACTTGTTAGagaatttagaaaaagaattatcTCAGTATGATTTAGTAATACTCACAGAAGTTAATGACAAGTTAGAtattatacaaataaatgaaattaCCCATAGTTTAAATATTCCGTTATATGTATGTGGTTGTCATGGTTTGTAtggttatatttttgttgatttgATCAAATTTGATTCTAAAGAcgaaaaattgaaaaacgGAAATTTTTCTACTAAATTGGGGAAACTTTCAAATAATAGAGAGGTCATTGAAGTTACAGATAAAATTGATGATCTAGatccaacaaaaatatttgaaaagatTGTTACACGAAATTACTATAAAACTTTTCAGCAAGTTTTACAAACCGCTCGGGTAAGTGACATTTCATTTactaaaaaacaaatgaaaCGTTTAACACCAGCTGCTCCTGTTATTTTTGCATCATTGTTTGATGATAGGTCTCAAAAAGATTTCCTAAGTATGGCGaatatttgtaaaattataaaaaaattgaatctTCCACAAGAATATACCGTTTCTAAAGAATTTTTggacaattttaaaaataaccaatTGAATTTGGAGTTTTCGCCTGTTTGCGCCGTGATAGGTGGTGCTGTGGCTCAAGATGTTATCAACATTCTAGGGAAACGTGAATCTCcattgaataattttattatatttgacGGTACAACTTTGGAAATGCCAATTTTTgagttttaa
- the BET2 gene encoding Rab geranylgeranyltransferase BET2 (similar to Saccharomyces cerevisiae YPR176C | BET2 | Blocked Early in Transport) gives MTEQIKFYRDKHLSFIESLDTKTEDYEYWLSEHLRINGVYWGLTALCCLKASDKFKKKDVIEFVLSCWDKENGSFAPFKGHDAHLLSTLSAVQILAIYDSISVLSPEMVDSIVKFVTSNQLEDGSFQGDEFGEVDTRFTYNALSTLSILGKLTPQVVDPAVSYIKNCYNFDGGFGLCPGAESHSAQAFTCVGALAIVGKLEETLTKQQLDDLGWWLCERQVDNGGLNGRPSKLPDVCYSWWVLSTLAIIGKLDWINFPKLHSFILKSQDPQKGGISDRPGNEVDVYHTCFGIAGLSLMGVEDLEPIDPVYCMPFYITKKFLKYK, from the coding sequence ATGAcagaacaaataaaattttatagaGATAAACACCTTTCTTTTATAGAATCATTAGATACAAAGACTGAAGATTATGAATATTGGTTATCAGAACATTTAAGAATTAATGGTGTATACTGGGGTTTAACGGCGCTATGTTGTTTAAAGGCTTCTGACAAATTCAAAAAGAAGGATGTTATAGAATTTGTACTTTCATGTTGGGATAAAGAGAACGGGTCATTTGCCCCATTTAAGGGACATGATGCACATTTGTTAAGTACATTATCAGCAGTACAAATACTTGCTATATATGATAGCATTTCAGTATTGAGCCCAGAAATGGTTGATTCAATTGTTAAATTTGTCACAAGTAACCAGCTAGAAGATGGGTCCTTTCAAGGTGATGAATTTGGTGAGGTTGATACAAGATTTACATACAACGCATTGAGTACATTATCTATACTAGGTAAATTAACACCCCAGGTTGTAGACCCAGCCGTTagttatattaaaaattgttataATTTTGATGGCGGGTTTGGATTATGTCCAGGAGCTGAATCGCATAGTGCACAGGCTTTTACATGCGTTGGTGCATTGGCCATTGTAGGAAAGTTAGAGGAAACATTAACTAAACAACAACTAGATGATTTAGGTTGGTGGTTATGTGAAAGACAAGTGGACAACGGTGGTTTGAACGGCAGACCTAGCAAACTACCAGATGTTTGTTATAGTTGGTGGGTTTTAAGTACTTTGGCCATCATTGGAAAGCTAGATTGGAttaattttccaaaattacattcatttattttgaaaagccAAGATCCTCAAAAAGGTGGAATCAGTGATAGACCAGGAAATGAAGTTGATGTTTATCATACTTGCTTTGGCATAGCAGGTTTAAGTCTAATGGGGGTTGAAGATTTGGAGCCTATAGATCCAGTTTATTGTATGCCATTCTATATCACCAAGAAATTtcttaaatataaataa